From a region of the Cygnus atratus isolate AKBS03 ecotype Queensland, Australia chromosome 3, CAtr_DNAZoo_HiC_assembly, whole genome shotgun sequence genome:
- the TXLNB gene encoding beta-taxilin has protein sequence MENDQSTEQQPQAPTSPRLDVQGQSKEKPVPSSQPQAPMDQPSTCPEVAVCDISEELSRQLEDIINTYGSAASLIQKESTAAGTDKPEKGESGSLEDAEYEDANEESEKDKPAPGDASRAKEPSTSKEQKLEKKILKGLGKEATLLMQSLNKLSTPEEKLDLLFKKYAELLEEHRAEQKQLKYLQKRQAQITKEKDQLQSEHSRAILARSKLESLCRELQRHNKNLKEETIQRAREEDEKRKEITNHFQGTLSEIQAQIEQQSERNMKLCQENTELAEKLKSIIDQYELREEHLDKIFKHRELQQKLVDAKLEQSQEMMKEAEERHQKEKEYLLNQAAEWKLQAKMLKEQETVLQAQITLYSERFEEFQKTLTKSNEVFATFKQEMEKMTKKMKKLEKDTATWKSRFENCNRALLDMIEEKAMRTKEYECFVLKIQRLENLCRALQEERNELYKKIKQAQFPEEVNGNDILEEEDDDADTNPSSSEQASIELRATDDSMLKELAEAFRVSHKVDESLPSNSSNPEPRDAQTCNAISEPELPSHLTPRSEAGNLCEQPSTSTSTPPEHVPAPTENTTPTKNVPKPTKNMPTLPERVPAPTESVPIPPETMPVPTGNEAKPIENMPATPESMPTPTLNMPAPLGNMPASTTSPPKAAEHMEDLAEQSAQGQPAEQTRDTDMEAVD, from the exons ATGGAGAATGACCAGTCCACcgagcagcagccacaggctCCCACCTCGCCCAGACTGGATGTCCAGGGGCAAAGCAAGGAGAAACCTGTCCCCAGCTCGCAGCCCCAGGCCCCCATGGACCAGCCAAGCACCTGTCCCGAGGTGGCCGTGTGTGATATCTCAGAGGAGCTGAGCCGGCAGCTGGAGGATATCATTAATACCTATGGATCTGCAGCAAGTCTGATACAGAAGgaaagcactgcagcaggaaCTGACAAGCCTGAGAAGGGAGAATCGGGCAGCCTGGAGGATGCAGAGTATGAGGATGCAAATGAGGAAAGCGAGAAAGACAAGCCAGCTCCTGGAGATGCTTCAAGAGCAAAGGAGCCCAGTACCAGCAAGGAGCAaaaactggagaagaaaatccTGAAAGGCCTAG ggAAGGAAGCTACCCTGCTGATGCAAAGCTTGAACAAGCTGAGTACCCCAGAGGAGAAGCTGGACCTGTTATTTAAGAAGTATGCTGAGCTG CTTGAAGAACATCGCgctgagcagaagcagctcaAGTACCTGCAGAAGAGGCAGGCCCAGATCACCAAGGAGAAGGACCAGCTGCAGAGTGAGCACAGCCGAGCCATCCTTGCCCGCAGCAAACTCGAGAGCCTGTGCAGGGAGCTCCAGAGGCACAACAAAAACCTCAAG GAGGAAACGATTCAGCGGGCACGGGAGGAAgatgagaagaggaaagaaattactaaTCATTTCCAGGGCACGCTGAGTGAAATCCAGGCTCAGATCGAGCAGCAAAGCGAGAGGAACATGAAGCTCTGCCAGGAGAacacagagctggcagagaagctgaaaagcatcATTGACCAGTATGAGCTGCGGGAAGAG cacCTTGATAAAATATTCAAGCACAGAGAACTTCAACAGAAATTGGTGGATGCCAAGTTGGAGCAGTCTCAGGAAATGAtgaaggaagcagaggagcgacaccagaaagaaaaggaatat CTCCTGAACCAAGCTGCAGAATGGAAGCTCCAAGCCAAAATGTTAAAGGAACAAGAGACTGTCCTGCAGGCACAG ATCACTCTCTACTCTGAAAGGtttgaagaatttcagaaaacattgaCCAAAAGCAATGAAGTGTTTGCCACTTTCAAACAGGAGATGGAGAAA atgacaaagaaaatgaagaaattggaAAAGGATACTGCTACATGGAAGTCCAGGTTTGAGAACTGTAACAGAGCATTACTGGACATGATTGAAGAG AAAGCCATGAGGACCAAGGAATATGAGTGCTTTGTGCTGAAAATCCAGAGACTAGAGAACCTTTGCCgagctctgcaggaagagaggaatgaattgtacaaaaaaataaaacaagcacagTTCCCTGAAGAGGTGAATGGAAATGACATCTTAGAAGAAGAAGACGATGACGCTGATACAAACCCTTCCTCCTCTGAGCAGGCAAGCATTGAGTTGCGTGCCACTGATGATAGCATGCTAAAGGAGCTGGCTGAGGCTTTCAGGGTGTCCCACAAGGTGGATGAGTCCCTCccaagcaacagcagcaacCCAGAGCCCCGTGATGCTCAAACATGTAATGCCATCTCGGAGCCAGAGCTCCCCTCTCATCTCACCCCACGGTCAGAGGCTGGGAATCTCTGTGAGCAGCCCAGCACGAGCACATCAACACCTCCTGAACATGTGCCAGCACCCACTGAAAATACAACGCCCACCAAGAATGTGCCAAAGCCCACCAAAAACATGCCCACACTCCCAGAAAGGGTGCCAGCACCCACAGAAAGTGTGCCAATACCTCCCGAAACCATGCCAGTTCCCACTGGGAATGAGGCAAAACCCATTGAAAACATGCCAGCAACCCCTGAGAGCATGCCAACACCCACTCTAAACATGCCTGCTCCCCTTGGAAATATGCCAGCATCCACAACAAGTCCACCAAAAGCTGCAGAACATATGGAAGACCTAGCAGAGCAGTCTGCTCAAGGTCAGCCTGCAGAGCAAACAAGGGATACAGACATGGAAGCGGTAGACTGA